Proteins encoded by one window of Streptomyces sp. LX-29:
- a CDS encoding glycoside hydrolase family 18 chitinase, translating to MRRVRRSPRLGTAALTAFLLPVAALAGLATPAASAAPTESTAAAAATATFAKTSSWDGGFQGQFTIKNTGTTTINSWTVEWDFPSGTSVGAYWDALVTTSGGHHTARNREYNGTIAPGASASFGFVAGGDGEPSSCTLDGGSCDGAPPTDTPPSAPGAPTSTGVTATSISLNWPAATDDKGVKNYDLLRDGSVVGTTGATSYTDTGLTPGTAYTYTVVARDSAGQTGPASPPTTLRTSGSGTDEPPGAPGAPQASEITQTGLALTWTAATDDKGIKNYDVLRGGTVVGTSDSTSYTDTGLTPGTDYTYTVVARDTAGQTGPASPPTTVRTQGGDNPTERVKVGYFTQWGIYGRAFPIRKLDTNGAAARLTHVNYAFSNLHPTELTCLNGVTKATTPNPQDPNQGDGAGDSWADYEKGFAAGESVDGVGDTWNQPLAGNFNQLKKLKAKYPHLKTTISLGGWTYSKYFSDAAKTEGSRQKFVKSCVDMYIKGNLPVVNGRGGTGVAAGVFDGIDLDWEWPGAEGHPGNHWSPEDKANNTLLFAEFRRQLDALSTTTGKKYLLTAFTPADPAKIAAGWDITTRDGTPSVFDYMDFANVQGYDFHGSGNDNSWEPDRTGHAGNLYRDAQDPYTTKFNVDDTVKVYLDAGVPARKLTVGLAFYGRGWQQVEDGGAKGEWQKAGGAAPGQFPEEAGTRGYDNLIASLPNLTVHHDEQSVATYGYTGPNGQWWTFDDAWSIGKKTAYIKSRGLLGGMVWEMSGDSGTLMTALDTGLR from the coding sequence TTGAGACGCGTACGACGCTCACCACGCTTAGGGACGGCGGCGCTGACCGCCTTCCTGCTGCCCGTCGCCGCACTGGCCGGCCTCGCCACCCCCGCCGCCTCGGCGGCCCCGACGGAGTCGACGGCGGCCGCGGCGGCCACCGCCACCTTCGCCAAGACCTCCAGCTGGGACGGCGGCTTCCAGGGCCAGTTCACCATCAAGAACACCGGCACCACGACGATCAACTCCTGGACCGTGGAGTGGGACTTCCCCTCCGGAACCTCCGTCGGCGCGTACTGGGACGCGCTGGTCACCACCTCCGGCGGCCACCACACGGCCCGCAACCGCGAGTACAACGGCACCATCGCGCCCGGCGCCAGCGCCAGCTTCGGCTTCGTCGCCGGCGGCGACGGCGAGCCGTCCAGCTGCACGCTGGACGGCGGCTCCTGCGACGGCGCGCCACCCACCGACACCCCGCCGAGCGCCCCCGGAGCCCCCACGTCCACCGGCGTCACGGCCACCTCGATCTCGCTGAACTGGCCGGCCGCCACCGACGACAAGGGCGTCAAGAACTACGACCTGCTCCGCGACGGGTCGGTCGTCGGCACCACCGGTGCGACCTCGTACACCGACACGGGCCTGACCCCGGGCACCGCCTACACCTACACGGTGGTGGCCCGGGACTCGGCGGGCCAGACGGGCCCGGCGAGCCCGCCCACCACCCTCCGGACCTCGGGCTCCGGGACCGACGAGCCGCCGGGCGCCCCCGGCGCACCTCAGGCGAGCGAGATCACCCAGACGGGCCTCGCACTGACCTGGACCGCGGCCACGGACGACAAGGGGATCAAGAACTACGACGTGCTGCGCGGCGGCACGGTCGTCGGCACCTCCGACTCCACCTCGTACACCGACACCGGCCTGACCCCGGGCACCGACTACACGTACACCGTCGTGGCCCGCGACACCGCCGGCCAGACGGGCCCGGCGAGCCCGCCCACCACGGTGCGCACCCAGGGCGGGGACAACCCCACCGAACGAGTCAAGGTGGGCTACTTCACCCAGTGGGGCATCTACGGCCGCGCCTTCCCGATCAGGAAGCTCGACACCAACGGCGCCGCCGCCAGGCTCACCCACGTCAACTACGCCTTCTCCAACCTCCACCCGACCGAGCTGACCTGCCTCAACGGCGTCACCAAGGCCACCACCCCCAACCCCCAGGACCCCAACCAGGGTGACGGGGCCGGGGACTCCTGGGCCGACTACGAGAAGGGCTTCGCCGCCGGCGAGTCCGTGGACGGCGTCGGGGACACCTGGAACCAGCCGCTGGCCGGCAACTTCAACCAACTGAAGAAGCTCAAGGCCAAGTACCCGCACCTGAAGACGACCATCTCCCTCGGCGGCTGGACGTACAGCAAGTACTTCTCCGACGCGGCCAAGACCGAGGGCTCCCGCCAGAAGTTCGTCAAGTCCTGCGTCGACATGTACATCAAGGGCAACCTGCCGGTGGTCAACGGCCGCGGCGGCACCGGCGTGGCCGCCGGCGTCTTCGACGGCATCGACCTCGACTGGGAGTGGCCCGGCGCCGAGGGCCACCCGGGCAACCACTGGTCACCCGAGGACAAGGCGAACAACACCCTGCTGTTCGCCGAGTTCCGCAGGCAACTCGACGCGCTCTCCACGACCACGGGCAAGAAGTACCTGCTCACCGCCTTCACCCCGGCCGACCCGGCCAAGATCGCGGCCGGCTGGGACATCACCACCAGGGACGGCACGCCCAGCGTCTTCGACTACATGGACTTCGCCAACGTCCAGGGCTACGACTTCCACGGCTCGGGCAACGACAACTCCTGGGAACCCGACCGCACCGGCCACGCCGGCAACCTCTACCGGGACGCCCAGGACCCGTACACCACGAAGTTCAACGTCGACGACACGGTGAAGGTCTACCTGGACGCCGGCGTCCCGGCCAGGAAGCTCACCGTCGGCCTGGCCTTCTACGGCCGCGGCTGGCAGCAGGTCGAGGACGGCGGCGCGAAGGGCGAGTGGCAGAAGGCGGGCGGCGCCGCCCCCGGCCAGTTCCCCGAGGAGGCCGGCACCCGCGGCTACGACAACCTCATCGCCTCCCTCCCCAACCTGACCGTGCACCACGACGAGCAGTCGGTGGCCACCTACGGCTACACCGGCCCGAACGGCCAGTGGTGGACCTTCGACGACGCCTGGTCCATCGGCAAGAAGACCGCGTACATCAAGAGCAGGGGCCTCCTCGGCGGGATGGTCTGGGAGATGTCCGGCGACAGCGGCACCCTGATGACCGCCCTCGACACCGGCCTCCGCTGA
- a CDS encoding IucA/IucC family siderophore biosynthesis protein encodes MASQDRGGSSLTGAVAHLTPERWERAGRLLIRKALAEFAHERLLTPERLPDGGWSVRGDDRSVEYRFAASVLTLDHWQVDADSITRHRDGVELPLDALDFFIELRETLGLSDEILPVYLEEISSTLSGTAYKLGEARLSAAELAEADFQAIETGMTEGHPCFVANNGRLGFGVHEYHAYAPEAASPIHLVWLAAHRDHSTFTSCADIDYDTLMREELGEATLERFAETMRELGLDLADYQLIPVHPWQWWNKMSVTFAAEIAQRRLVCLGEGDDAYLAQQSIRTFFNVSAPEKHYVKTALSVLNMGFMRGLSAAYMEATPAINDWLAQLIANDVVLRATGLTIIRERAAIGYRHRAYEAATDRYSPYRKMLAALWRESPVSGLKPGQKVATMASLLHADTEGRSLAAALIRRSGLAPEEWLRRYLRAYFTPLLHSFYAYDLAYMPHGENVILVLEDGVVQRAIFKDIAEEIVVMDPDAALPPAVQRIRAEVPEDVKLLSIFTDVFDCFFRFLGATLAEDGVVDEETFWRAVAECVIAYQESAPHLTDKFRQYDMFAEEFTLSCLNRLQLRNNKQMVDLADPAGALQFVGTLRNPIARFAPGA; translated from the coding sequence CTGGCCAGCCAGGACCGCGGCGGCTCCAGCCTCACCGGCGCCGTCGCCCACCTCACCCCCGAGCGCTGGGAGCGGGCCGGCCGACTGCTCATCCGCAAGGCGCTGGCCGAGTTCGCGCACGAGCGGCTGCTGACGCCGGAGCGGCTCCCCGACGGCGGCTGGTCGGTGCGCGGCGACGACCGGAGCGTGGAGTACCGCTTCGCGGCCTCGGTGCTGACCCTGGACCACTGGCAGGTCGACGCCGACTCCATCACCCGCCATCGGGACGGCGTGGAGCTCCCGCTGGACGCGCTCGACTTCTTCATCGAGCTGCGGGAGACGCTGGGCCTGAGCGACGAGATCCTGCCGGTCTATCTGGAGGAGATCAGCTCCACCCTCTCCGGCACCGCCTACAAGCTGGGCGAGGCGCGGCTGAGCGCCGCCGAGCTGGCCGAGGCGGACTTCCAGGCGATCGAGACCGGGATGACCGAGGGGCACCCCTGCTTCGTCGCCAACAACGGGCGGCTGGGCTTCGGCGTGCACGAGTACCACGCGTACGCGCCGGAGGCGGCCAGCCCCATCCACCTGGTGTGGCTCGCCGCGCACCGCGACCACTCCACGTTCACCTCCTGCGCGGACATCGACTACGACACGCTGATGCGCGAGGAGCTGGGCGAGGCGACCCTGGAGCGGTTCGCGGAGACCATGCGCGAGCTGGGCCTGGACCTGGCCGACTACCAGCTGATCCCGGTCCACCCCTGGCAGTGGTGGAACAAGATGTCGGTCACCTTCGCCGCCGAGATCGCCCAGCGCCGCCTGGTCTGTCTGGGCGAGGGCGACGACGCCTACCTGGCCCAGCAGTCCATCCGGACCTTCTTCAACGTCAGCGCCCCCGAGAAGCACTATGTGAAGACGGCGCTGTCGGTGCTGAACATGGGCTTCATGCGGGGCCTGTCCGCCGCCTACATGGAGGCGACCCCGGCCATCAACGACTGGCTGGCCCAGCTGATCGCCAACGACGTGGTGCTGCGCGCCACCGGCCTGACGATCATCCGGGAGCGGGCCGCCATCGGCTACCGCCACCGGGCGTACGAGGCGGCGACCGACCGCTACTCGCCGTACCGCAAGATGCTGGCCGCGCTGTGGCGGGAGAGCCCGGTGTCCGGCCTGAAGCCGGGCCAGAAGGTGGCCACCATGGCCTCGCTGCTGCACGCCGACACCGAGGGCCGGTCCCTGGCGGCCGCCCTGATCCGGCGCTCGGGGCTGGCGCCGGAGGAGTGGCTGCGCCGCTACCTGCGCGCCTATTTCACCCCTCTGCTGCACAGCTTCTACGCCTACGACCTGGCGTACATGCCGCACGGCGAGAACGTCATCCTGGTCCTGGAGGACGGCGTCGTCCAGCGGGCGATCTTCAAGGACATCGCCGAGGAGATCGTGGTGATGGACCCGGACGCGGCGCTGCCGCCGGCGGTCCAGCGCATCCGCGCGGAGGTCCCCGAGGACGTCAAGCTGCTGTCGATCTTCACGGACGTCTTCGACTGCTTCTTCCGCTTCCTGGGCGCCACGCTGGCCGAGGACGGGGTGGTGGACGAGGAGACGTTCTGGCGGGCGGTCGCCGAGTGCGTCATCGCCTACCAGGAGTCGGCGCCGCACCTGACGGACAAGTTCCGGCAGTACGACATGTTCGCCGAGGAGTTCACGCTGTCCTGCCTCAACCGGCTCCAGCTGCGCAACAACAAGCAGATGGTGGACCTCGCCGACCCGGCGGGCGCCCTGCAGTTCGTGGGCACCCTGCGCAACCCGATCGCGCGTTTCGCCCCCGGGGCCTGA
- a CDS encoding replication initiator translates to MPALLRQLSGLGGCTRPIRLDGHRTEHHVDRRTGEIGRVLHHLDSADLPAGHLLVRCNNRRVTRCPACAETYRRDTFHLITAGLRGGKGVPERVATHPRVFATFTAPGFGPVHNRPKGPGGTVRPCRCGARHDQDDALLGTPLDPDRYDYEAAVLWNAHAGPLWRRFSVYLRREIAKRAGLTQRALRHHARLSFAKVAEYQKRGAVHFHAVIRLDGPDGGDTPPPAWATVALLDDAIRAAASKAKVAGPVIDGRARTFAFGEQLDVRPIRGPELDHGTELTERAVAAYIAKYATKGAETATGALDRPLRFIAELAQLDITEHACRLIRTAWSLGARKDLEHLRLRAWAHMLGFRGHFSTKSRRYSTTLGALRDTRAAWRRAQANASTTGPDQDDDTTLVLAHWAYAGAGLTPAEEWLAATITPASGTEGEPTHG, encoded by the coding sequence CTGCCCGCCCTGCTCCGCCAGCTCTCCGGCCTCGGCGGCTGCACCCGTCCCATCCGCCTCGACGGCCACCGCACCGAGCACCACGTCGACCGACGAACCGGCGAGATCGGCCGCGTACTGCACCACCTGGACTCGGCCGACCTGCCCGCCGGCCACCTCCTCGTGCGCTGCAACAACCGCCGCGTCACCCGCTGCCCCGCCTGCGCCGAGACCTACCGCCGCGACACCTTCCACCTGATCACCGCCGGACTCCGCGGCGGCAAAGGCGTCCCCGAACGGGTCGCCACACACCCCCGCGTCTTCGCCACCTTCACCGCACCAGGCTTCGGCCCGGTCCACAACCGACCCAAAGGGCCCGGCGGCACGGTGCGGCCCTGCCGCTGCGGCGCCCGCCACGACCAGGACGACGCCCTCCTCGGCACCCCGCTCGACCCCGACCGCTACGACTACGAAGCCGCCGTCCTCTGGAACGCGCACGCCGGACCCCTGTGGCGACGCTTCTCCGTCTACCTCCGCCGGGAGATCGCCAAGCGGGCCGGCCTCACCCAACGAGCCCTTCGCCACCACGCCCGGCTGTCCTTCGCCAAGGTCGCCGAGTACCAGAAACGCGGCGCCGTCCACTTCCACGCCGTCATACGCCTCGACGGACCCGACGGCGGCGACACCCCGCCCCCGGCCTGGGCTACCGTCGCCCTCCTGGACGACGCCATCCGCGCCGCCGCCTCCAAGGCCAAGGTCGCCGGTCCCGTGATCGACGGCCGTGCCCGCACCTTCGCCTTCGGTGAGCAGCTCGACGTACGGCCGATCCGCGGGCCCGAACTCGACCACGGCACCGAGCTGACCGAACGCGCTGTCGCCGCCTACATCGCCAAGTACGCCACCAAGGGAGCCGAGACCGCGACGGGCGCCCTTGACCGGCCCCTCCGGTTCATCGCTGAACTCGCGCAGCTCGACATCACCGAGCACGCCTGCCGGCTGATCCGCACCGCCTGGTCCCTGGGCGCCCGCAAGGACCTGGAACACCTCCGGCTCCGCGCCTGGGCCCACATGCTCGGCTTCCGCGGCCACTTCTCCACCAAGTCCCGCCGCTACTCCACCACCCTCGGCGCACTCCGCGACACCCGCGCCGCCTGGCGCCGCGCCCAGGCCAACGCCTCCACCACCGGCCCCGACCAGGACGACGACACCACGCTCGTCCTCGCCCACTGGGCCTACGCCGGGGCCGGCCTCACCCCGGCTGAGGAATGGCTCGCCGCCACCATCACCCCCGCCTCCGGAACGGAAGGAGAACCCACCCATGGCTGA
- a CDS encoding helix-turn-helix domain-containing protein → MADELLTVPEVMARLKLGRSTVYDLIRSHRLVSITIGRARRIPAAALRDFITHQIAEAA, encoded by the coding sequence ATGGCTGACGAGCTGCTCACCGTGCCGGAGGTCATGGCCCGGCTCAAGCTCGGTCGCTCCACCGTCTACGACCTGATCCGCTCGCACCGCCTGGTCTCCATCACCATCGGCCGCGCCCGACGCATACCCGCCGCCGCACTCCGCGACTTCATCACCCACCAGATTGCCGAGGCCGCCTGA
- a CDS encoding site-specific integrase yields the protein MPPQRKRNPNGAGTITKRKDGRYQCAVYVLQPDGTRARKFAYGKTWTECDTKRRDLLAKVDSGIPVPTKSAKLAEWLPYWLENVVKPRRKLSTYDKYEAHVRLYLVPLIGAKRLESLGVTDVRRFLVQLERKTTAATAKESHRVLRTALSAACREELITRNVASLVEPPRAKARELTPWTLDETLGFLAAARRDPLYAAFVLAITMGLRRGEIVGLRWADVDLEKRVLYVRQQTQRRRGVLYDDDPKGRRRRAVPLPAMCIAPLRWHRMRQVDIRERAGEKWKGDGGHVFTTRTGHPVEPRNLYRSFTRVAEKAGLRVIRLHDARHGCATLLTAAGVAPRVVMEILGHSQISITMDVYTHVVQDTQREAISHMDRLLKRRPGPGTVPG from the coding sequence ATGCCACCGCAGCGCAAGCGCAACCCCAACGGCGCGGGCACCATCACCAAGCGCAAGGACGGCCGGTACCAGTGCGCCGTCTACGTCCTTCAGCCGGACGGCACCCGCGCCCGCAAGTTCGCCTACGGCAAGACCTGGACCGAGTGCGACACCAAGCGTCGCGATCTCCTGGCCAAGGTGGACTCCGGCATACCGGTGCCCACCAAGTCGGCCAAGCTCGCCGAGTGGCTGCCGTACTGGCTGGAGAACGTCGTCAAACCGCGCCGCAAGCTGAGCACGTACGACAAGTACGAGGCGCACGTGCGGCTGTACCTGGTGCCGTTGATCGGAGCCAAGCGACTGGAGTCTCTCGGCGTCACCGACGTACGCCGCTTTCTGGTCCAGTTGGAGCGGAAGACCACCGCGGCCACGGCGAAGGAATCGCACCGGGTGCTCCGCACCGCGCTCTCGGCCGCCTGCCGGGAAGAACTGATCACGCGCAACGTGGCGAGCCTCGTCGAGCCACCCCGTGCCAAGGCCCGTGAGCTGACCCCGTGGACCCTTGACGAGACCCTGGGCTTCCTCGCCGCTGCCCGCCGGGATCCGCTGTACGCGGCCTTCGTCCTCGCCATCACCATGGGGCTACGCCGGGGTGAGATCGTCGGCCTTCGCTGGGCTGACGTCGACCTGGAGAAGCGCGTTCTCTACGTCCGCCAGCAGACGCAGCGTCGGCGCGGAGTGCTCTACGACGACGACCCGAAGGGCCGGCGCCGTCGTGCGGTACCGCTGCCCGCGATGTGCATCGCACCGCTTCGGTGGCACCGGATGCGGCAGGTGGACATCCGGGAGCGCGCGGGGGAGAAGTGGAAGGGGGACGGCGGTCACGTCTTCACCACTCGGACCGGGCACCCCGTGGAGCCGCGCAACCTCTACCGCTCGTTCACGCGAGTGGCCGAGAAGGCCGGGCTTCGCGTCATTCGGCTCCACGATGCCCGCCACGGGTGTGCGACGCTTCTCACCGCCGCCGGCGTGGCTCCCCGCGTCGTGATGGAGATCCTCGGGCACAGTCAGATCAGCATCACCATGGACGTCTACACCCACGTCGTCCAGGACACCCAGCGCGAGGCCATCAGCCACATGGACCGGCTGCTCAAGCGGCGCCCTGGCCCGGGTACCGTCCCTGGCTGA